The following coding sequences lie in one Methanopyrus sp. SNP6 genomic window:
- the cdhC gene encoding CO dehydrogenase/CO-methylating acetyl-CoA synthase complex subunit beta, with amino-acid sequence MYVELAGPKGLGAELFKVVDPDEIEPDKVEVIGPDIDEMEEGERYPFAIYVKAAGEELEEDVEGVLERRIHEFCNYVEGFMHLNQRDQIWCRVSKDAVEKGFRLEHLGIVLRELYKEEFGNVIDSVEVTIITDEENVEEFIEYAREIYQKRDERAKGLSEEDVDEFYVCLMCQSFAPTHVCVITPDRPSLCGSITWHDAKAAYKIDPEGPIFPIEKGECLDPEAGEYEGVNKAFQEHSQGAVERVFLHSCLEYPHTSCGCFQAVVFYIPEVDGFGIVDREYPGETPIGLPFSTMAGEASGGEQQPGFVGVSYGYMESDKFLQYDGGWERVVWIPKALKERMKHAIPDELYDKIATEEDATTVEELREFLEKVEHPVVERWAEEEEEEEKVPEEEAPAEEPTMEVEELPIAPGGGLNVKIVLKNAKIYAEKVIIKRADREDES; translated from the coding sequence ATGTACGTCGAGTTGGCGGGGCCGAAGGGCTTAGGCGCTGAACTGTTCAAGGTTGTGGACCCGGACGAGATCGAGCCGGACAAGGTGGAAGTAATCGGCCCAGACATCGACGAGATGGAGGAAGGAGAGCGATACCCGTTCGCCATTTACGTGAAAGCCGCCGGTGAGGAGCTCGAGGAGGACGTGGAAGGTGTACTAGAGCGACGTATCCACGAGTTCTGCAACTACGTTGAAGGTTTCATGCACCTGAATCAGCGAGACCAGATTTGGTGTAGGGTCTCGAAGGACGCCGTGGAGAAGGGGTTCCGATTGGAGCACCTCGGCATCGTGCTCCGGGAGCTGTACAAGGAGGAGTTCGGCAACGTCATCGACTCGGTGGAAGTCACGATAATTACGGACGAGGAGAATGTGGAGGAGTTCATAGAGTACGCCAGGGAAATCTATCAGAAGCGCGACGAACGTGCGAAGGGACTCTCGGAGGAGGACGTCGACGAGTTCTACGTGTGCCTGATGTGTCAGTCCTTCGCGCCGACTCACGTGTGTGTAATAACTCCGGACCGACCGAGCCTCTGTGGCTCGATCACCTGGCACGACGCTAAGGCGGCCTACAAGATCGATCCTGAGGGCCCTATATTCCCGATCGAGAAGGGAGAGTGTCTTGACCCCGAAGCCGGCGAGTACGAGGGTGTGAACAAGGCCTTTCAGGAACACTCTCAGGGTGCCGTCGAGCGAGTGTTCTTGCACTCCTGTCTCGAGTACCCGCATACGAGCTGCGGCTGCTTCCAGGCTGTCGTGTTCTACATCCCCGAGGTAGACGGGTTCGGAATCGTTGACCGTGAGTACCCGGGTGAGACCCCGATCGGGCTCCCGTTCTCGACCATGGCGGGTGAGGCCAGCGGCGGTGAGCAGCAGCCGGGTTTCGTTGGCGTAAGCTACGGTTACATGGAGTCTGATAAGTTCCTACAGTACGACGGCGGCTGGGAGCGCGTGGTTTGGATTCCTAAGGCGCTGAAAGAACGCATGAAGCACGCCATCCCCGACGAGCTGTACGACAAGATAGCCACCGAGGAGGACGCGACCACTGTGGAGGAGCTCCGGGAGTTCCTCGAGAAAGTCGAACACCCGGTCGTCGAGCGCTGGGCCGAAGAGGAAGAAGAGGAGGAGAAGGTTCCGGAGGAGGAAGCACCAGCCGAAGAACCGACGATGGAGGTGGAGGAGCTTCCGATCGCGCCCGGTGGAGGTCTGAACGTGAAAATCGTGCTGAAAAACGCCAAGATTTACGCGGAGAAGGTCATCATCAAGCGCGCCGATCGGGAAGATGAGAGTTGA
- a CDS encoding AAA family ATPase — translation MILAFTGKGGTGKTLLAALTVLELLDRHPDADLLVVDADPDANMPDVLGVEVDTTLGEIREHFKREIEGGGLPPGFDKQAYMEYLVMNALQEFDDYDLLVMGRSEGKGCYCAVNHWLRRVMMDLLPNYDYVIVDCEAGLEHISRGIIEGVDTVLTVVDHSYKALRTAVRISKLIDELESDVGEMWVVANRVTEDEYAVIREKGEELGLKFAGFVRPDDEVVRLELHGIPLTELPPDAKVRRDMRAVLTRAGVL, via the coding sequence TTGATCCTAGCCTTCACCGGTAAGGGGGGCACGGGGAAGACTCTCCTCGCCGCACTCACAGTACTCGAACTCCTCGACCGACACCCCGACGCCGACCTTCTGGTGGTCGATGCCGATCCGGACGCCAACATGCCCGACGTGCTAGGGGTAGAGGTCGACACCACGCTCGGTGAGATCAGAGAGCACTTCAAGCGTGAGATCGAGGGAGGAGGGCTCCCGCCAGGCTTCGATAAGCAGGCCTACATGGAATACCTTGTGATGAACGCACTTCAGGAGTTCGACGACTACGATTTGCTAGTGATGGGTAGGTCTGAGGGTAAGGGCTGCTACTGCGCAGTGAATCACTGGCTCCGTCGGGTTATGATGGATCTCCTTCCCAACTACGATTACGTGATAGTGGATTGCGAGGCAGGGCTCGAACACATCAGTCGTGGTATCATCGAGGGCGTCGACACGGTATTGACAGTCGTAGATCACTCCTACAAGGCGCTTCGGACTGCGGTCAGGATATCCAAGCTAATCGACGAACTCGAATCCGACGTCGGTGAGATGTGGGTCGTGGCGAACCGCGTGACTGAGGATGAATACGCGGTCATACGCGAGAAGGGCGAGGAGCTCGGTCTTAAGTTCGCGGGATTCGTGAGACCCGACGACGAGGTAGTTCGACTCGAGCTTCATGGTATCCCTTTGACCGAACTCCCACCTGACGCTAAGGTCCGCCGTGATATGCGCGCCGTACTTACGCGGGCGGGGGTGCTCTGA
- the cdhD gene encoding CO dehydrogenase/acetyl-CoA synthase subunit delta, producing MADDKDVKNLLEHLVKNLLPEDVEEIELRNVTIGLDELELDLKTVAQTLPVEIWKRVFKPKVEEEEREVEVPEYEPPVEEYEGCVAEVQIGATRSDGGSRDRVVVLGGERAYFPFEESRPNPPVVTFDVFDTPDVGIPGPIREELGDVIEDPVDWARTVVKRYGVDIVTVHLVSTSPKLHDAPVEEAMKTLEDILDAVKVPIIVGGSGDPEKDVEVFVRAAEVCEGERVMMSSINEDMNFERVVEAAKKHGHVVLTFAPVDVNLMKSLNKKVLNRGLSKEDIVMDPTTCALGYGIEYTIDVMTRIRLAALKGDEHLQMPISSGSTNAWAAREAWMKDESWGSREYRGPLWEAVTATTVALCGADLLMMFHPWAVQVVMEAMEYMAEGRVTGDAYVTDVIA from the coding sequence ATGGCCGATGATAAAGATGTGAAGAACCTGCTGGAGCACCTCGTGAAGAACCTGTTACCGGAAGATGTTGAGGAGATCGAGCTGCGGAACGTGACGATCGGGTTAGATGAGCTGGAGCTGGACCTCAAAACCGTGGCACAAACTCTTCCGGTTGAAATCTGGAAACGCGTGTTCAAGCCTAAGGTTGAAGAGGAGGAGAGAGAGGTCGAGGTCCCGGAATACGAACCACCGGTTGAGGAGTACGAAGGCTGTGTGGCCGAGGTGCAGATCGGAGCGACGCGGTCCGACGGCGGTTCTCGGGATCGGGTCGTCGTCTTAGGTGGTGAGCGCGCCTACTTCCCGTTCGAAGAATCACGACCGAACCCTCCCGTGGTCACGTTCGACGTGTTCGACACCCCGGATGTGGGTATTCCCGGACCTATTCGGGAGGAGCTTGGCGACGTTATCGAGGACCCAGTGGACTGGGCGAGAACCGTCGTCAAGCGCTACGGTGTCGATATAGTCACCGTCCATCTGGTCAGCACGTCCCCCAAGCTTCATGATGCTCCCGTCGAGGAAGCTATGAAGACGCTGGAGGATATTCTTGACGCCGTAAAGGTCCCGATCATCGTGGGCGGATCCGGGGACCCGGAGAAGGACGTGGAGGTATTCGTGAGGGCGGCCGAAGTCTGTGAGGGAGAGCGGGTGATGATGTCCTCGATCAACGAGGACATGAACTTCGAGCGGGTGGTCGAGGCGGCCAAAAAACATGGTCATGTGGTGTTAACATTCGCCCCGGTCGATGTGAACCTCATGAAATCTCTGAACAAGAAAGTACTGAACAGAGGTCTCTCGAAGGAAGACATCGTCATGGACCCGACGACCTGCGCCCTGGGTTACGGTATCGAGTACACGATCGACGTTATGACCAGAATCAGGCTCGCCGCGCTGAAGGGTGATGAACACCTGCAGATGCCGATCTCCAGCGGTTCCACCAACGCGTGGGCCGCACGGGAGGCTTGGATGAAGGACGAATCTTGGGGATCGCGTGAGTACCGCGGACCGCTGTGGGAGGCGGTAACGGCGACTACGGTGGCACTCTGCGGTGCCGACCTGTTGATGATGTTCCACCCGTGGGCTGTGCAAGTGGTTATGGAAGCTATGGAGTACATGGCCGAAGGACGCGTCACCGGAGACGCGTACGTGACCGATGTGATCGCCTGA